One stretch of Streptomyces sp. NBC_00443 DNA includes these proteins:
- a CDS encoding NfeD family protein, translated as MPWFAWLLAAAALGVAEFFTLTLVFGLLAGAALVAAVVAGVGIGILGQLLALAAAAAAGFILVRPVALRHMTQQPITRDGTDALIGKRAEVTQEVTATRGLIKLSGEEWSARALDESLVIPVGALVDVMEIEGATAIVYPRELLP; from the coding sequence ATGCCGTGGTTCGCATGGCTGCTCGCCGCCGCGGCACTGGGTGTCGCTGAGTTCTTCACCCTGACACTCGTCTTCGGTCTGCTCGCGGGCGCCGCATTGGTTGCCGCCGTAGTCGCTGGTGTGGGAATCGGCATCCTCGGCCAGCTCCTGGCCCTGGCGGCAGCAGCGGCGGCGGGCTTCATCCTCGTCCGTCCTGTCGCGCTACGGCATATGACCCAGCAACCCATCACACGCGACGGCACGGATGCGCTGATCGGCAAGCGGGCCGAAGTCACGCAGGAGGTCACCGCGACCCGTGGCCTGATCAAACTCTCCGGCGAAGAATGGTCCGCACGCGCCCTCGACGAGAGCCTTGTGATCCCGGTGGGGGCACTGGTGGATGTGATGGAGATCGAAGGCGCCACAGCCATCGTCTACCCCCGCGAACTCCTTCCGTGA
- a CDS encoding SPFH domain-containing protein gives MDAVVIPILVAAIVVVFLVASAVRIVPQARRYNIERFGRYRRTLQPGLNLVLPVADRVNTKLDVREQVYSSDPRPVITEDNLVVNIDTVLYYQITDPRAAAYEVADYLHAIDQLTVTTLRNVIGSMDLEETLTSREEINSRLRAVLDDATGKWGIRVNRVEIKAIDPPHTIKEAMEKQMRAERDKRAAILHAEGERQAKILTAEGTKQKDILEAQGTQQAMILRADGEAKAVELVFQAVHRNNADPKILAYKYLETLPHLASSDNNTFWVIPGELTEAVRTVTRAFGDQSTAGPPPTAQPGEAATATADDTSAEGRTPELDAGWSVSLDAAAAADEAGKQAAAAVSDAKAEAEAAKTAQVPRRAQTSGD, from the coding sequence GTGGATGCAGTTGTCATTCCCATTCTTGTGGCGGCCATTGTCGTTGTCTTCCTCGTGGCCTCCGCAGTGCGGATCGTCCCGCAGGCACGCCGCTACAACATCGAGCGGTTCGGCCGGTATCGCAGGACGCTGCAACCCGGGCTGAACCTGGTCCTGCCGGTGGCGGACCGCGTCAACACCAAACTCGACGTGCGCGAGCAGGTCTACTCATCCGACCCCAGGCCAGTGATCACCGAGGACAACCTCGTGGTGAACATCGACACCGTGCTCTACTACCAGATCACGGACCCACGGGCAGCGGCCTACGAGGTCGCTGACTACCTGCATGCGATCGATCAGCTCACCGTGACCACGCTGCGGAACGTCATCGGCAGCATGGACCTGGAGGAGACGCTCACCTCCCGTGAGGAGATCAACTCCCGGCTTCGCGCCGTCCTCGACGATGCCACCGGCAAGTGGGGTATCCGCGTCAACCGCGTCGAGATCAAGGCCATCGATCCACCGCACACCATCAAGGAAGCGATGGAGAAGCAGATGCGGGCCGAGCGTGACAAGCGGGCGGCCATCCTGCACGCCGAAGGGGAGCGGCAGGCCAAGATCCTCACCGCGGAAGGCACGAAACAGAAGGACATCCTGGAGGCACAGGGCACGCAACAGGCCATGATCTTGAGGGCGGACGGCGAGGCAAAGGCTGTGGAGCTCGTCTTCCAGGCCGTCCATCGCAACAACGCCGACCCGAAGATCCTGGCCTACAAGTACCTCGAAACGCTCCCGCACCTGGCGAGCAGCGACAACAACACGTTCTGGGTGATCCCGGGGGAGCTGACCGAGGCGGTTCGGACCGTCACTCGGGCCTTCGGTGATCAGTCGACGGCAGGTCCACCCCCAACCGCGCAGCCCGGAGAAGCAGCCACCGCCACCGCCGACGACACGTCTGCCGAAGGACGGACTCCGGAACTCGATGCAGGCTGGAGCGTTTCGCTCGACGCGGCGGCGGCGGCTGATGAGGCCGGAAAGCAGGCCGCCGCCGCGGTGAGCGATGCCAAGGCAGAGGCCGAGGCCGCGAAGACGGCCCAGGTACCGCGCCGGGCGCAGACGTCCGGCGATTGA